The genomic stretch TTTTCGAATCTCGATTTCTTGCTGCAGCGATGAACCCTCCGCTCGAGATCGGCATCGTGGGCGAGAAGAAGCCCGTAACCGGAAGCTGTCGGCTTCCCGACGACTTGCACGAAGAGATCCTGTCCTACCTCCCCGCGAAGACATTCTTCAGACTCCAACCTGTCTGTAAGTCCTTCCACGAGCTCTCGGAAAAGTCTGATTTCCTCCATTCACAATCAGATCTCTGCAAAGCCGTCTCCGGATTCTTCATCAAGAGCTATAGTTCCTTCGACTCCTTTCTCCACGTTGACCCCTGCGCCGGCGTGCCCAGAACCTTTGGCGAATTCCTGAGCAAGAACAATGGCTTCATCCTTGGGTCAGCTGATGGCCTTGTCTTCGTCAGGCACGACAACCGCCGTGCTACCACCCATAGTTTATTTGTCTACAACCCGGCACGTAGGACTCGGTGTCATCTACCCGCACCATCGGACATGTGTCTGGAGGGTGGCATCGCGGCAGTGACCTTCATGAACGACGGAGAGAAGGTGATGAAAGACTACAAGCTGGTCTACCTCTCACCAACCTCGGAGTGGAAATCGTTTCGCCGCTGCCAGGTCTACGACTCGGTGGCAAAGatgtggacgatggacaagcgTCTCGACTTTGGAGGGGCCGCAATAGACTTGGATCACCCGGTGGTCTACGACGAGACCATATTCTGGGTGTCGACTCCGGGACCGCTCATGATGATTAATCGGTACGTCGTCGCTTTCGACCTGAGGACCAAGTGCACGCAGATCATCCGTCCGCCGGAAAGAATGAACATCGATCGCTCCGACACCATTGGGATCGGAAAGTGGGAGGGAAAGTCGGTTTGCCTGATTCATTACCGTAAGTCTTCTCGGGTGTTCGCTCTAGAGCTGCTGGAGAAGAGTGGCAACGGTGCGATACGCTGGGTGACGACGCATGAGGCAAGCTTGGACCGGATGGGGTTCACGATGCTGTGTGAGGTGGCGACGACTACACTACTT from Musa acuminata AAA Group cultivar baxijiao chromosome BXJ1-3, Cavendish_Baxijiao_AAA, whole genome shotgun sequence encodes the following:
- the LOC135635940 gene encoding uncharacterized protein LOC135635940, which translates into the protein MNPPLEIGIVGEKKPVTGSCRLPDDLHEEILSYLPAKTFFRLQPVCKSFHELSEKSDFLHSQSDLCKAVSGFFIKSYSSFDSFLHVDPCAGVPRTFGEFLSKNNGFILGSADGLVFVRHDNRRATTHSLFVYNPARRTRCHLPAPSDMCLEGGIAAVTFMNDGEKVMKDYKLVYLSPTSEWKSFRRCQVYDSVAKMWTMDKRLDFGGAAIDLDHPVVYDETIFWVSTPGPLMMINRYVVAFDLRTKCTQIIRPPERMNIDRSDTIGIGKWEGKSVCLIHYRKSSRVFALELLEKSGNGAIRWVTTHEASLDRMGFTMLCEVATTTLLVFATLEDAYTYSIKDGEIKKLGPLGLWFTSLIPYSNTLRPCGEEEELFETT